The following proteins are co-located in the Halarcobacter sp. genome:
- a CDS encoding TsoY family (seleno)protein, with protein MQLREKFDPMCFLSSLGAGGLSVSFFMYLMFLVPHKDTPMPTFNHIYPELIKGTWLSFVIVFALVFIILFAFFHFKLLIWNIKQFNMYKKTDSYKNLLNSNAEITLMTIPLTFAMTINVCFVLGAVFVPNLWSIVEYMFPFALLGFMVAGFYALKISFEYFSRLLTTGDFDFTKNNNLSQMISIFSLSMIAVGFAAPGAMSHNLTVNAIGIFGALFFASFAILLVIIKITMGFKNMFEQGISLEASPSLWILLPILTLLGIMMIRVSFGLDHNFNSPIDKSSLFTLTTSILSLEIIFGILGYKVMKANGYFDKYIYSKDDKSSISFALICPGVAFFVFGMFFLNFGLAFNGVVDKYSIIFLILMLPFIFVQFKTAKVFFVLKSKFKF; from the coding sequence ATGCAATTAAGAGAAAAATTTGATCCTATGTGTTTTTTATCATCACTAGGAGCTGGTGGACTTTCTGTCTCATTTTTTATGTATCTTATGTTTTTGGTTCCACACAAAGATACACCTATGCCAACATTTAACCATATATATCCTGAACTTATAAAAGGAACTTGGTTATCTTTTGTTATAGTATTTGCTTTAGTTTTTATTATACTTTTTGCTTTTTTTCATTTTAAATTATTAATTTGGAATATAAAACAATTTAATATGTATAAAAAAACTGATTCATATAAGAATTTATTAAATTCTAATGCAGAAATTACACTTATGACTATACCTTTAACATTTGCAATGACTATTAATGTTTGTTTTGTTTTAGGAGCAGTTTTTGTACCAAATCTTTGGTCAATTGTTGAGTATATGTTTCCTTTTGCACTTTTAGGTTTTATGGTTGCTGGTTTTTATGCACTTAAAATCTCATTTGAATACTTTTCGAGATTATTAACAACAGGTGACTTTGATTTTACAAAAAACAATAATTTATCTCAAATGATTTCAATATTTTCTTTATCTATGATTGCTGTTGGTTTTGCAGCCCCTGGAGCTATGAGTCATAATTTAACAGTTAATGCAATTGGTATTTTCGGTGCCCTATTCTTTGCTTCTTTTGCAATTTTACTTGTAATTATAAAAATTACAATGGGATTTAAAAATATGTTTGAACAAGGGATATCTTTAGAAGCATCACCATCATTATGGATTCTTTTACCAATTTTAACACTTTTAGGAATTATGATGATTAGAGTATCTTTTGGTTTAGACCATAATTTTAATTCTCCAATAGATAAATCTTCTTTATTTACTTTAACTACTTCGATTCTTTCATTAGAGATTATATTTGGGATATTAGGTTATAAAGTTATGAAAGCGAATGGTTATTTTGATAAATACATCTATTCTAAAGATGATAAATCTTCAATATCTTTTGCTTTAATTTGCCCAGGAGTTGCATTTTTTGTTTTTGGAATGTTTTTTCTAAATTTTGGACTAGCATTTAATGGTGTAGTTGACAAGTATTCAATAATATTTTTAATACTTATGTTGCCATTTATATTTGTTCAATTTAAAACAGCAAAAGTGTTTTTCGTATTAAAGTCTAAATTTAAATTTTAA
- a CDS encoding AMP-binding protein, with product MSINCIRALIEDANLSHPDKIAIKHDDKSITYKELFAKVNQVAFYLNELDLPKGSRVGIYSKKGIDQVIAILAILSTNYVLVPLTRLLKSEQVEYIINDCDIRCIITDRVKLESIEEIAFDGHIISYETTHKDIPSFEEIFKYYNKPYTYEVNGHDNAVITYSFGLTGTPKGIVISHRNLIDSARVVSQYLNLEEDDVLSGVLIFNLDYGLNQIFCSLYKRATLALHRFILPGDFFNHLINDKVTVVALMPVTITSMFDEDEHRLPSPELLSNIKTMTSSGGNVTSKMVQKVKKYFTNVDFYSMHGLTEAFRSTYLDPSQINIRPESIGKAIPDVELYVINEEGKECKSREVGELIHRGGYIYKGFWNAPEETSQRFKSIQILKDVINLEGQLRDEIVVATGDYVYKDEEGYFYFVSRRDDMIKTRGFRVSPLEIESVVRKNLPMIEQCAIFSIPNSEIEEEIVMVYSARSEIAPKEITFELKKHLASYMIPSKIIYKKSLPLVPSDRNKINKEELKAELLDKVN from the coding sequence ATGTCAATTAATTGTATTAGAGCACTTATTGAAGATGCAAATTTATCTCATCCAGATAAAATTGCTATTAAACATGATGATAAGAGTATTACATATAAAGAGCTTTTTGCAAAAGTAAATCAAGTAGCCTTTTATCTAAATGAATTAGACCTTCCAAAAGGTAGTAGAGTTGGAATCTATTCTAAAAAAGGTATAGACCAAGTTATAGCAATACTTGCTATTCTATCTACCAATTATGTACTTGTACCACTTACAAGATTACTTAAAAGTGAACAAGTAGAATATATTATAAATGATTGTGATATTAGATGCATTATAACTGATAGAGTAAAACTTGAGTCTATAGAAGAGATTGCTTTTGATGGTCATATTATCTCTTATGAAACAACACATAAGGATATTCCTTCTTTTGAAGAGATATTTAAATACTACAATAAACCTTATACATATGAAGTAAATGGACATGATAATGCAGTTATTACTTATTCATTTGGCTTAACTGGTACACCAAAAGGAATTGTAATATCTCATAGAAATCTAATTGATAGTGCCAGAGTTGTATCACAATATCTAAATTTAGAAGAAGATGATGTATTATCTGGGGTATTAATTTTTAATCTAGATTATGGACTAAATCAAATCTTTTGTTCTTTATATAAAAGAGCAACCTTAGCTTTACATAGATTTATATTACCTGGAGATTTTTTCAATCATTTAATAAATGATAAAGTTACGGTTGTTGCACTTATGCCTGTAACTATTACATCAATGTTTGATGAAGATGAGCATAGACTTCCTAGTCCTGAACTTTTATCAAATATAAAAACTATGACCTCTTCTGGTGGAAATGTAACATCAAAAATGGTTCAAAAAGTTAAAAAATATTTTACAAATGTTGACTTTTATTCTATGCATGGATTAACAGAAGCTTTTAGATCAACTTATTTAGATCCTTCACAAATAAATATTAGACCAGAATCTATTGGAAAAGCTATTCCTGATGTTGAACTTTATGTTATAAATGAAGAAGGAAAAGAGTGTAAATCAAGAGAAGTTGGAGAACTTATTCATAGAGGTGGATATATCTACAAAGGTTTTTGGAATGCCCCTGAAGAAACTTCTCAAAGATTCAAATCAATACAAATATTAAAAGATGTAATTAACCTAGAGGGACAACTAAGAGATGAGATAGTTGTTGCAACAGGAGATTATGTTTATAAAGATGAAGAGGGGTATTTCTATTTTGTTTCTAGACGTGATGATATGATTAAAACTAGAGGTTTTAGAGTGAGTCCACTTGAAATAGAATCTGTAGTTAGAAAAAATCTACCAATGATTGAACAATGTGCAATCTTTTCTATTCCTAACTCTGAAATAGAAGAAGAGATTGTAATGGTATATAGTGCAAGAAGTGAAATCGCTCCAAAAGAGATAACTTTTGAATTAAAAAAACATTTAGCATCTTATATGATTCCAAGTAAAATCATTTATAAAAAATCACTTCCTTTAGTACCTAGCGATAGAAATAAAATCAATAAAGAAGAATTAAAAGCTGAACTTTTAGATAAAGTTAATTAA
- the recR gene encoding recombination mediator RecR, which yields MKKGLEKFYDLVDAFESLPTIGKKSALRLAYHIIMNDNYCGIKIAHSIENALNSIQRCIKCGSMSEHEICEVCLDETRQREKVCIVQSAKDIFIIEESKQFDGLYFVIEELDPDSLDRLLSFISENQTKDVLFAITPSLSNDAFILYIEDKLKDKDITFTKIAQGVPTGVSLENVDILSLAKAIQSKVDI from the coding sequence ATGAAAAAAGGTTTAGAAAAGTTTTATGATTTGGTTGATGCTTTTGAAAGCCTCCCAACAATAGGTAAAAAATCGGCATTAAGACTTGCATATCATATAATTATGAATGACAATTATTGTGGTATAAAAATAGCTCATAGTATTGAAAATGCATTAAATAGTATTCAAAGATGTATAAAATGTGGTTCAATGAGTGAACATGAAATATGTGAAGTTTGTTTAGATGAAACAAGACAAAGAGAAAAAGTTTGTATCGTACAAAGTGCCAAAGACATATTTATAATAGAAGAATCAAAACAATTTGATGGGTTATATTTTGTAATTGAAGAATTAGACCCAGATTCTTTAGATAGACTACTTAGTTTTATTAGTGAAAATCAAACAAAAGATGTACTTTTTGCTATCACTCCATCTTTATCCAATGATGCATTTATTTTATATATAGAAGATAAATTAAAAGATAAAGATATAACATTTACAAAAATCGCACAAGGTGTTCCTACAGGAGTTAGTTTAGAAAATGTTGATATCTTATCTTTAGCAAAAGCAATTCAAAGTAAAGTGGATATTTAA
- a CDS encoding c-type cytochrome, giving the protein MKKLVMAVTVVACSISFSSATELYTKCVQCHGANGEKVALGKSKIIKDMSKADFVAAMKGYQDGSYGGPMKAIMKPQAAGLSDADIQAIADFIIK; this is encoded by the coding sequence ATGAAAAAATTAGTAATGGCTGTGACTGTTGTAGCATGTTCAATTTCATTTTCAAGTGCAACTGAACTTTATACAAAATGTGTACAATGTCATGGAGCAAATGGGGAAAAAGTGGCATTAGGTAAATCTAAAATTATAAAAGATATGTCAAAAGCTGATTTTGTAGCAGCAATGAAAGGTTATCAAGATGGATCTTATGGTGGACCTATGAAAGCTATTATGAAACCACAAGCAGCAGGATTATCTGACGCAGATATTCAGGCTATTGCTGATTTTATAATAAAATAA
- a CDS encoding dUTP diphosphatase, which yields MLYKELKDSIKALGFPSIEDFVHYIGVTPSDILEWEEKDDIPYTVSLIIHLLKGDKNLPNNKTLDNLVEECLPLAELLEEASSFPHKLEEMFLLQKELNDSTNGKNWELGVNKFGKEINWLRCIHMEVAELIESTPWKHWKNINAEPDMNNIHVELVDIWHFLMSYILQETNVPKAVSLVNTHCIYEALEEIDVKSMVKEAEKLSYISLAIETGNMPTFSGVERFIDQFFRCCKISGLSFNWLQKLYIGKNCLNKFRQDHGYKEGTYTKIWNGDEDNVVMVSILEKMEDVSFKDLYEKLESNYPG from the coding sequence TTGTTATATAAAGAGTTAAAAGATAGTATAAAAGCGCTAGGGTTCCCGTCAATAGAGGATTTTGTACATTATATTGGAGTTACTCCATCAGATATATTAGAATGGGAAGAGAAAGATGATATTCCTTATACAGTTTCATTGATTATTCATTTATTAAAAGGGGATAAAAACCTGCCTAATAATAAAACTTTAGATAATTTAGTTGAGGAGTGTTTACCTTTAGCAGAGCTTTTAGAAGAGGCCTCATCATTTCCTCATAAATTAGAAGAGATGTTTCTACTACAAAAAGAGTTAAATGATTCAACAAACGGTAAAAACTGGGAATTAGGTGTTAATAAATTTGGTAAAGAGATTAATTGGCTTAGATGTATCCATATGGAGGTTGCAGAATTAATTGAATCTACACCTTGGAAACATTGGAAAAACATTAATGCTGAACCTGATATGAACAATATTCATGTAGAATTAGTAGATATTTGGCATTTTTTGATGTCTTATATTTTACAAGAAACAAATGTACCAAAAGCTGTATCTTTAGTAAATACACATTGTATTTATGAAGCTTTAGAAGAGATTGATGTTAAATCTATGGTTAAAGAAGCAGAAAAATTATCTTATATTTCATTAGCTATTGAGACTGGAAATATGCCTACTTTTAGTGGAGTTGAAAGATTTATTGATCAATTCTTTAGATGTTGTAAAATCTCTGGTTTATCATTTAATTGGCTTCAGAAACTATATATTGGTAAAAACTGTTTAAATAAATTTAGACAAGACCATGGATATAAAGAGGGAACTTATACTAAAATCTGGAATGGTGACGAAGATAATGTAGTTATGGTTTCTATATTAGAAAAAATGGAAGATGTAAGTTTTAAAGATTTATATGAAAAATTAGAAAGTAATTATCCTGGATAA
- a CDS encoding methylaspartate mutase, with protein MSLLQEERNIILSNEYVDNFDFAEVEDFVKNASKDLFISHNFKTKNKMLVQPRGGFPTYNKMFALYEFFDKANVDVLPCTIDSNTRLNDYATSEKMLRLSEESEVDMLNGYPLINHGYRTTRKMMTHFNKPISLRHGTPDARLLIETAIASGIFEVEGGPITYLLPYSKNFPLDKAFLYWKYVERVCANYSKLNEPINRESFGPLTATLVPPCITIVIQLLEMLLSLEEGVKSFSVSFSQSGSVNQDIVMGNVIRKLAKYYAQEIDCADAQIHLVYHQWMGAFPEDQNYATQLISMSTAIASMVGADKIITKTKQEASGIPTKEANAETVANTQYLLRILNGLPKITDEEEEENLTAEVMAIMEAVFNDNADTLWRKVFNSIKNGIIDVPFSPHIINHNNMITIRDRNKNIRIIDRGKVPIPDKCFEYEKSKCDLTKDTTSIVNDIIHDIGIMQ; from the coding sequence ATGAGTTTACTACAAGAAGAAAGAAATATCATATTAAGTAATGAATATGTTGATAATTTTGACTTTGCAGAAGTAGAAGATTTTGTTAAAAATGCTTCAAAAGATCTTTTTATATCACACAACTTTAAAACCAAAAACAAAATGCTTGTACAACCAAGGGGTGGTTTTCCTACATACAATAAGATGTTTGCTCTTTATGAGTTTTTTGATAAAGCTAATGTAGATGTTTTACCATGTACAATTGATTCAAATACAAGACTTAATGATTATGCGACATCTGAAAAGATGCTTAGACTCAGTGAAGAGAGTGAAGTTGATATGTTAAATGGTTATCCACTAATTAACCATGGGTATAGAACAACAAGAAAAATGATGACTCATTTTAATAAACCAATCTCTTTAAGACATGGTACACCTGATGCAAGATTATTGATTGAAACAGCAATTGCTTCAGGAATTTTTGAGGTAGAGGGTGGTCCAATCACTTATCTTTTGCCCTACTCTAAAAACTTTCCATTAGACAAGGCATTTTTATATTGGAAATATGTAGAAAGAGTATGTGCAAACTATTCAAAACTAAATGAACCAATAAATAGAGAATCTTTTGGTCCTTTAACAGCAACATTAGTTCCACCTTGCATTACAATAGTAATTCAGCTTTTAGAGATGTTATTATCTCTTGAAGAGGGAGTAAAATCTTTCTCTGTATCATTTTCACAAAGTGGTTCAGTAAACCAAGATATAGTTATGGGAAATGTTATTAGAAAGCTAGCTAAATACTATGCCCAAGAGATTGATTGCGCAGATGCTCAAATACACTTAGTGTATCATCAATGGATGGGAGCTTTCCCTGAGGATCAAAACTATGCAACACAGTTAATTAGTATGAGTACAGCTATTGCTTCTATGGTTGGGGCAGATAAAATTATTACAAAAACAAAACAAGAGGCTTCAGGAATACCTACAAAAGAAGCAAATGCAGAAACTGTTGCAAATACACAGTACTTACTAAGAATTTTAAATGGTTTACCTAAAATTACAGATGAAGAGGAAGAGGAAAACTTAACAGCTGAAGTTATGGCAATAATGGAAGCAGTATTCAATGATAATGCTGATACCTTATGGAGAAAAGTATTTAACTCTATTAAAAATGGAATAATAGATGTACCTTTTTCACCTCATATTATTAATCATAATAATATGATAACTATTAGAGATAGAAATAAAAATATTAGAATCATAGATAGAGGAAAAGTTCCAATTCCTGATAAATGTTTTGAATATGAAAAATCTAAATGTGATTTAACAAAAGATACAACATCAATTGTTAATGATATTATTCATGATATAGGGATTATGCAATGA
- a CDS encoding PAS domain-containing sensor histidine kinase translates to MKIVKLNNYFNSLNQKNQKIKLLKMWLTKPDIFKILKKHNVNFDLFVKKYALSIVNHFTNFDEKLILENIERVDDFVKYLKEHDILLVELFNICNGLKETFIEYFYEEDLFELQIVKEINYVYEKSFSNILNKYTQVNKKIENKLIRKDDIIDKFIIMTKYDLEGKVIDVSSAFCDISGYTKEEIIGKSFREIKHPDLDEDTLKDIEKSMQNGKTWHGEMKNKDKFDATYWVDATFTPVYDEKGNVLYIDSIRQDITTKKELEEQQSILIEQSKSAAIGEMISMIAHQWRQPLQAVSILIQKLPLTKMQDGNISDELLSQVVENVTSQLEYMSKTIDDFRDYFLPDKPKEKIFIKDLIEKTMDFLGFMLKNDGIKIETIIKDNISLEIYVNEIIQVFINIIKNARDILVEKSIKNSQIIIEAYKDNSFLNISIEDNAGGIPNKIINKVFEPYFSTKDNRNGTGLGLYMCKTIIEKQSLGSLSVENTDLGAKFIIKLPIS, encoded by the coding sequence ATGAAAATAGTAAAACTTAATAACTATTTTAATTCATTAAATCAAAAAAATCAAAAAATTAAATTATTAAAGATGTGGTTGACAAAACCTGATATTTTTAAAATTTTGAAAAAACATAATGTTAATTTTGATTTATTTGTAAAAAAATATGCTTTAAGTATTGTTAATCATTTTACTAATTTTGATGAGAAGCTAATTTTAGAAAATATTGAAAGAGTTGATGATTTTGTAAAGTATTTAAAAGAACATGATATTTTATTAGTAGAACTATTTAATATCTGTAATGGATTAAAAGAAACTTTTATAGAGTATTTCTATGAGGAAGATTTATTTGAACTTCAGATTGTTAAAGAGATTAATTATGTTTATGAAAAAAGTTTTTCTAATATATTAAATAAGTATACTCAAGTTAATAAAAAGATTGAAAATAAACTTATTAGAAAAGATGATATTATAGATAAGTTTATCATTATGACTAAATATGATCTTGAAGGTAAAGTAATTGATGTATCAAGTGCATTTTGTGATATTTCAGGATATACAAAAGAAGAGATTATTGGAAAATCTTTTAGGGAAATCAAACATCCAGATTTAGATGAAGATACTTTGAAAGATATAGAAAAATCTATGCAAAATGGGAAAACTTGGCATGGAGAGATGAAAAATAAAGATAAATTTGATGCTACATATTGGGTTGATGCTACTTTTACTCCTGTATATGATGAAAAAGGAAATGTATTATATATAGATTCTATACGTCAAGATATTACAACTAAAAAAGAGTTAGAAGAACAACAATCCATACTAATTGAACAATCAAAATCTGCTGCTATAGGGGAGATGATCTCTATGATTGCACATCAATGGAGACAACCTTTACAAGCAGTTTCTATTTTAATTCAGAAATTACCTTTAACAAAAATGCAAGATGGAAATATTAGTGATGAACTTCTTTCTCAAGTAGTTGAAAATGTCACATCTCAACTAGAATATATGAGTAAAACAATTGATGATTTTAGAGACTATTTTCTGCCTGATAAACCAAAAGAGAAAATTTTTATTAAAGATTTAATAGAAAAAACGATGGATTTTTTAGGATTTATGTTAAAAAATGATGGCATAAAAATAGAAACTATAATAAAAGATAACATCAGTTTAGAGATATATGTAAATGAAATAATACAAGTGTTTATTAATATAATTAAAAATGCAAGAGATATATTAGTTGAAAAATCAATTAAAAATAGTCAAATAATAATTGAAGCTTATAAAGATAATTCATTTTTAAATATATCTATAGAAGATAATGCTGGTGGTATTCCAAATAAGATAATTAATAAAGTTTTTGAACCATATTTTTCTACAAAAGATAATAGAAATGGTACCGGTTTAGGTTTGTATATGTGTAAAACAATTATTGAAAAACAGAGTTTAGGTTCATTAAGTGTAGAAAACACTGATTTAGGAGCTAAATTTATAATTAAGTTACCAATATCATAA
- a CDS encoding glutamate mutase L, which yields MSEINEKLLIDVGSTYFKVCTPQKVEQHFRDFNKDIFDDLTYKCGETIHNYHKDDVFICSSANGGLSTLIIGITNSFSLKFATNIAFNSGINIIDTVLYKDIEKTSVPSDLIDVVILVGGIDSVSNIFDEKLFSYLEKINYSNIVYVGSKQDSSYLQQNIENLVVLPNIITDRLHVEEEYLKEYLTNLYQADIMGKDDIKHLYEITSNQIYSTPYIVNKTLPLVGTKFAVANPFILIDIGGATTDIHYSKDLVDENMVTENEYDRLVFKKLGVYKSKESLIFAAKNNEFVYELLAHLKVTENIFNENSEKATRILMQLAIFLVLCKVSTYRKAYINLKLLSLNSIVLTGGITKVLKKEEIEDIVSFFYQKILNSGHKPAVVMDLNYDIWTLGMNKG from the coding sequence ATGAGTGAAATAAATGAAAAACTATTAATAGATGTAGGAAGTACATATTTTAAAGTTTGTACTCCTCAAAAAGTTGAACAACATTTTAGAGACTTTAATAAAGATATATTTGATGACTTAACTTATAAATGTGGTGAAACTATTCATAATTATCATAAAGATGATGTATTTATATGTTCATCTGCAAATGGTGGATTAAGTACTTTAATCATAGGTATTACTAACTCTTTTTCACTTAAATTTGCTACAAATATTGCTTTTAATTCTGGAATCAATATTATTGATACAGTTTTATACAAAGATATTGAAAAAACATCTGTTCCAAGTGATTTAATTGATGTTGTTATTCTTGTAGGGGGTATTGATTCTGTATCAAATATTTTTGATGAAAAACTTTTCTCTTATTTAGAAAAAATTAATTACTCAAATATAGTTTATGTTGGAAGTAAACAAGATAGCAGTTATCTGCAACAAAACATAGAGAACTTAGTTGTTTTACCAAATATTATAACTGATAGACTTCATGTTGAAGAGGAGTATTTAAAAGAGTATTTAACAAACCTTTACCAAGCTGATATTATGGGTAAAGATGATATTAAACATTTATATGAAATCACTTCAAACCAAATATACTCTACACCATATATTGTAAATAAAACTCTCCCTTTGGTTGGTACTAAATTTGCTGTTGCTAACCCATTTATTTTGATTGATATTGGTGGAGCTACAACAGATATTCACTATTCTAAAGATTTAGTTGATGAAAATATGGTAACCGAAAATGAATATGATAGATTAGTATTTAAAAAACTTGGAGTATATAAATCAAAAGAGTCTTTAATCTTTGCTGCAAAAAACAATGAGTTTGTATATGAACTTTTAGCTCATTTAAAAGTTACGGAAAATATTTTTAATGAAAACAGTGAAAAAGCGACAAGAATACTAATGCAACTTGCGATATTCTTAGTATTATGTAAGGTATCAACATATAGAAAAGCATATATAAATTTAAAACTTTTATCTTTAAATTCCATTGTTTTAACGGGTGGAATAACTAAAGTCTTAAAAAAAGAGGAGATAGAAGATATTGTATCATTCTTCTATCAAAAAATATTAAACTCAGGCCATAAACCAGCTGTTGTAATGGATTTAAATTATGATATCTGGACTTTGGGTATGAATAAAGGATAA
- a CDS encoding GGDEF domain-containing protein produces the protein MYKISVNKELFKDILYKKATILEKETSLYWKKELLQPIIQEDRIKYTIKQLDKVTITNGLGEDKPQLIIECKKIDYSFKNDIFEFHFGKILEQKNTDIQEDYKDNLIEQLMREKALLEDKMHRDHLTDVYNRRKMEADLNIYINQNNSRDLCAIFIDADRFKGINDNFGHDAGDRVLSLLGEKLKKHAIGLNGQVYRYGGEEFIILCFIDKENLIIKLNELRADIKSQRIYHPRRDISITVSMGISFYRNCKSKDEMIKKADNNVYKAKANGRDRIEFE, from the coding sequence ATGTACAAAATTTCAGTAAACAAAGAACTTTTTAAAGATATACTATATAAAAAAGCTACTATATTAGAAAAAGAAACTTCATTATACTGGAAAAAAGAATTACTCCAACCAATTATTCAAGAAGATAGAATTAAATATACTATAAAACAATTAGATAAAGTGACTATTACAAATGGTTTAGGTGAAGATAAACCCCAATTAATTATTGAATGCAAAAAAATAGATTATTCTTTTAAAAATGATATTTTTGAATTTCATTTTGGAAAAATTTTAGAACAAAAAAATACAGATATACAAGAAGATTATAAAGATAATTTAATAGAACAGTTAATGAGAGAGAAAGCTTTACTAGAAGATAAAATGCATAGAGATCATTTAACTGATGTTTACAATAGAAGAAAAATGGAAGCAGACTTAAATATTTACATTAATCAAAATAATAGTAGAGACCTTTGTGCAATATTTATTGATGCAGATAGATTTAAAGGGATAAATGATAACTTTGGACATGATGCAGGCGATAGGGTTTTATCTTTACTTGGTGAAAAACTAAAGAAACATGCAATAGGTTTAAATGGCCAAGTTTATAGATATGGTGGGGAAGAGTTTATTATATTATGTTTTATAGATAAAGAGAACTTAATTATTAAACTAAATGAATTAAGAGCAGATATTAAATCTCAAAGAATCTATCATCCTAGAAGGGATATTTCTATTACTGTTAGTATGGGAATCTCATTTTATAGAAATTGCAAATCAAAAGATGAAATGATAAAAAAAGCTGATAATAATGTTTATAAAGCAAAAGCTAATGGTAGAGATAGAATAGAGTTTGAATAA
- a CDS encoding c-type cytochrome — translation MKKVIVLTTILASTIFANPYTKCVACHGANGEKSALGKSKIIKDMTKAEIIESLNGYKNGTYGGALKGMMKGQVNNLSDDDINAIANQIGK, via the coding sequence ATGAAAAAAGTAATTGTATTAACTACAATATTAGCATCAACAATATTTGCTAATCCATATACTAAGTGCGTAGCATGTCATGGAGCAAATGGTGAGAAAAGTGCATTAGGAAAATCAAAAATTATTAAAGATATGACAAAAGCAGAAATAATCGAATCTTTAAATGGTTATAAAAATGGCACTTATGGTGGAGCCTTAAAAGGTATGATGAAAGGGCAAGTAAATAATTTAAGTGATGATGATATTAATGCTATTGCAAATCAAATTGGTAAATAA
- a CDS encoding uracil-DNA glycosylase translates to MEKRIVCQKCIYYFVTWQPTKPHGCKAYGFKSQLIPSVVVKNSSGSDCSFFQLKNSN, encoded by the coding sequence ATGGAAAAAAGAATAGTTTGTCAAAAATGTATATATTATTTTGTAACATGGCAACCAACTAAACCACATGGTTGTAAAGCATACGGTTTTAAATCTCAACTTATTCCTTCAGTTGTAGTTAAAAACAGTAGTGGAAGTGATTGTTCATTTTTTCAATTAAAGAATAGTAATTAA
- the glmS gene encoding methylaspartate mutase subunit S → MKVVTGVVGNDIHVVANRLIELSLQARGFEVFNLGVNTYLEEFVDAVIETNADILLISSLNGEAEGWCREVKVLKAKYGSLLDNVVFMIGGNLVVGTGNADDIVPRFKNYGFDLVFHQVDLNTGLDQLEKFLEENKK, encoded by the coding sequence ATGAAAGTAGTAACAGGAGTAGTAGGTAACGATATACACGTCGTTGCAAATAGACTAATTGAACTATCACTACAAGCTAGAGGCTTTGAGGTATTTAACTTAGGAGTTAATACATATCTTGAGGAGTTTGTTGATGCAGTGATTGAAACAAATGCTGATATATTATTAATCTCATCATTAAATGGTGAGGCTGAGGGTTGGTGTAGAGAAGTAAAAGTTCTTAAAGCTAAGTATGGCTCTCTTCTAGATAATGTTGTTTTTATGATAGGTGGGAACCTTGTTGTTGGTACAGGGAATGCTGATGATATTGTGCCTAGATTTAAAAATTATGGTTTTGATTTAGTATTCCATCAAGTCGATTTAAATACTGGACTAGATCAATTAGAAAAATTTCTGGAAGAGAATAAAAAATGA